A DNA window from Nitratidesulfovibrio sp. SRB-5 contains the following coding sequences:
- a CDS encoding SulP family inorganic anion transporter: MPDTPTPETSATSRSTGNSAGAGDSGSPVPPGRSGPPAQPGGAACPVPPRGLGDKLLCAALPFVESLRGYSMQALRADVLAALTVAVVALPQSMAYAVIAGVHPKYGLYAAIVPVIVAALWGASRYLVAGPTNAIAMLLFATMAETVVNGVPLSALPEETRMAYVFGVAILAGLLQVLMGLARLGELVHFISHSVMVGFTAGAAVLIAVGQLKNLLGVSIGNAPTFVELVLSTLRHLPQTNPWALGTGLFAMAVALGIARVHRRLPAAFLAVAASGVAAWALDLGAHGVKVVGAIPAGLPPFSLPPAPDAQVMRDLFMPALAIALLGVVEALSIAKTLAGARGEQVDGSREFVAQGLANIAAGFFSGIPGSGSFTRSAVNFVAGARTRFAGALSGVITLLAVLLLAPLAAYIPIAALAGILMIIAWGMVDKHGIALALKATRADRTVLLATFAATLLLDLEKAVFVGVLLSLVLFLRKVSHPLVTRMDTCDSPELQGLPAGPCCPNLAVYSIEGTLFFGAVDELEQRLYEYEDFGHRAVILHLRQVHWVDATGVHAFQQFLRKCQRRGVALVLSGVKPAVRAVFERSGLVPQLGADNMAETLTDALALCYRRYLKGAVCDACKQSNEGRCRREHHAGDSGNADAARDPDNGAKGATVPATLPDARTNAHASPGRPGGDARTSEDARTSGDARK, translated from the coding sequence ATGCCCGACACACCAACGCCAGAGACATCAGCTACTTCCCGCTCCACCGGCAACTCCGCAGGTGCGGGCGATTCCGGCTCCCCTGTCCCGCCAGGCCGGTCCGGCCCGCCCGCCCAACCCGGCGGCGCGGCCTGCCCGGTGCCCCCGCGCGGCCTTGGCGACAAGCTGCTGTGCGCCGCCCTGCCCTTCGTGGAAAGCCTGCGCGGCTATTCCATGCAGGCGCTGCGGGCCGACGTGCTGGCCGCGCTGACCGTGGCCGTGGTGGCCCTGCCGCAGTCCATGGCCTATGCGGTCATTGCCGGGGTGCATCCCAAATACGGGCTGTACGCGGCCATCGTGCCGGTGATCGTGGCCGCGCTGTGGGGGGCATCGCGCTACCTCGTCGCGGGCCCCACCAACGCCATCGCCATGCTGCTCTTCGCCACCATGGCCGAAACCGTGGTCAACGGCGTGCCCCTGTCCGCCCTGCCGGAAGAGACGCGCATGGCCTACGTGTTCGGCGTGGCCATCCTGGCCGGGCTGTTGCAGGTGCTCATGGGCCTCGCCCGGCTGGGCGAACTGGTGCACTTCATCTCCCATTCGGTGATGGTGGGCTTTACCGCCGGGGCCGCCGTGCTCATTGCCGTGGGGCAACTCAAGAACCTGCTGGGCGTCAGCATCGGCAACGCACCCACGTTCGTGGAACTGGTGCTGTCCACCCTGCGCCACCTGCCCCAGACCAACCCGTGGGCGCTGGGCACGGGGCTGTTCGCCATGGCCGTGGCGTTGGGCATCGCGCGGGTGCACCGCCGCCTGCCCGCCGCGTTCCTGGCCGTGGCCGCATCGGGCGTGGCCGCGTGGGCGCTGGACCTTGGCGCGCACGGGGTGAAGGTGGTGGGGGCCATCCCCGCCGGGTTGCCGCCCTTTTCGCTGCCGCCCGCGCCCGACGCGCAGGTGATGCGCGACCTGTTCATGCCCGCCCTGGCCATTGCCCTGCTGGGCGTGGTGGAGGCGCTGTCCATCGCCAAGACCCTGGCGGGCGCGCGGGGCGAGCAGGTGGACGGCAGCCGCGAATTCGTGGCCCAGGGGCTGGCCAACATTGCCGCCGGGTTCTTTTCGGGCATTCCGGGCAGCGGCTCGTTCACCCGCAGCGCCGTCAATTTCGTGGCCGGGGCGCGCACCCGCTTCGCCGGGGCGCTTTCCGGGGTGATCACCCTGCTGGCGGTGCTGTTGCTGGCCCCGCTGGCCGCGTACATCCCCATTGCCGCGCTGGCGGGCATCCTGATGATCATCGCCTGGGGCATGGTCGACAAGCACGGCATTGCCCTGGCGCTGAAGGCCACCCGCGCCGACCGCACGGTGCTGCTGGCCACCTTTGCCGCCACCCTGTTGCTGGACCTGGAAAAGGCCGTGTTCGTGGGGGTGCTGCTTTCGCTGGTGCTGTTCCTGCGCAAGGTGTCGCACCCGCTGGTGACCCGCATGGACACCTGCGACAGCCCGGAATTGCAGGGCCTGCCCGCCGGGCCGTGCTGCCCCAACCTGGCCGTGTACTCCATTGAAGGCACGCTGTTCTTCGGTGCCGTGGACGAGTTGGAGCAGCGGCTGTACGAATACGAGGATTTCGGCCACCGCGCGGTGATCCTGCACCTGCGCCAGGTGCACTGGGTGGACGCCACCGGGGTGCACGCCTTCCAGCAGTTCCTGCGCAAGTGCCAGCGGCGCGGGGTGGCCCTGGTGCTGAGCGGGGTGAAGCCCGCCGTGCGCGCGGTGTTCGAGCGGTCCGGCCTTGTGCCGCAACTGGGCGCGGACAACATGGCGGAAACCCTGACCGATGCGCTGGCCCTGTGCTACCGCCGCTACCTCAAGGGGGCGGTGTGTGACGCCTGCAAGCAGTCCAACGAAGGGCGCTGCCGCCGCGAGCATCACGCCGGGGACAGTGGCAACGCCGATGCGGCGCGCGACCCGGACAACGGCGCGAAGGGCGCCACGGTTCCCGCCACCCTGCCGGATGCCCGCACGAACGCCCATGCGAGTCCGGGCCGTCCCGGCGGGGATGCCCGGACCAGTGAAGATGCCCGGACCAGTGGAGATGCCCGGAAATGA